A genomic segment from Brevundimonas sp. SORGH_AS_0993 encodes:
- a CDS encoding NADPH:quinone oxidoreductase family protein: MRAVLSKAPGGPETLVVEEVLDPTPKAGEVVIEVKAVGINYPDTLIIEDKYQFRPERPFSPGAEVAGVVEAVGEGVKDVRKGDRVIAVPGWGGLVERLAVRAETVIPIPDAMSFEEAAALIMTYGTSYYALKDRAELKAGETLLVLGAAGGVGAAAVELGKAMGARVVAAASTNDKVEFALELGADNGLIYPTGPMDKAAQKELSGEFKLATGRDGADVVYDAVGGDYADPALRAMDWNGRYLVVGFPAGIPSLPLNLTLLKSVSVIGVFWGAAVMRDPKAHAANMAELMQMYAEGKIKPRVSRTFPLEKAGQAIKALGDRQALGKIVVTVES, from the coding sequence ATGCGTGCTGTTCTGTCGAAAGCCCCCGGCGGCCCCGAAACGCTTGTGGTCGAGGAGGTGCTGGACCCGACGCCCAAGGCGGGCGAGGTGGTGATCGAGGTCAAGGCAGTGGGGATCAACTATCCCGACACATTGATCATCGAAGACAAATACCAGTTCCGCCCCGAACGGCCCTTCTCGCCCGGCGCGGAGGTCGCCGGCGTGGTCGAGGCGGTGGGCGAGGGCGTCAAGGACGTGCGCAAGGGCGACCGGGTCATCGCCGTGCCGGGCTGGGGCGGCCTGGTCGAGCGGCTGGCGGTGCGGGCCGAGACGGTCATCCCCATCCCCGACGCCATGAGCTTCGAAGAGGCGGCGGCCCTGATCATGACCTATGGCACCAGCTACTACGCCCTGAAGGACCGGGCGGAGCTGAAGGCCGGGGAGACGCTTCTGGTGCTGGGCGCGGCCGGGGGCGTCGGGGCTGCAGCGGTGGAGCTGGGCAAGGCCATGGGGGCCAGGGTGGTCGCCGCCGCCTCCACCAACGACAAGGTCGAGTTCGCCCTGGAGCTGGGGGCCGACAACGGCCTGATCTATCCGACCGGCCCGATGGACAAGGCCGCGCAGAAGGAACTGTCCGGGGAGTTCAAGCTGGCCACGGGCCGCGACGGCGCCGACGTGGTCTATGACGCGGTGGGGGGCGACTACGCCGATCCGGCGCTCAGGGCCATGGACTGGAACGGGCGCTATCTGGTGGTCGGCTTCCCAGCCGGGATTCCGTCCCTGCCGCTGAACCTGACCCTGCTGAAGTCCGTGTCGGTGATCGGCGTCTTCTGGGGCGCGGCGGTGATGCGCGATCCCAAGGCCCACGCCGCCAATATGGCCGAGCTGATGCAGATGTACGCCGAGGGCAAGATCAAGCCGCGCGTCTCCAGGACCTTCCCTCTGGAAAAGGCCGGGCAGGCGATCAAGGCCCTGGGGGACCGTCAGGCCCTGGGCAAGATCGTGGTGACGGTCGAGAGCTGA
- the ccmD gene encoding heme exporter protein CcmD: MSPYAAFVWPAWGVSALVLAALTVRAFAASRRWRRELARLEAEQGTPQDAADPNGPQVARSAIEPKKTGLRP; encoded by the coding sequence ATGAGCCCCTACGCCGCCTTCGTCTGGCCCGCCTGGGGCGTCAGCGCCCTGGTTCTGGCCGCCCTGACCGTCCGCGCCTTCGCCGCCTCTCGCCGATGGAGGCGCGAACTGGCCAGACTAGAGGCAGAGCAAGGCACGCCTCAGGACGCAGCAGACCCAAACGGCCCTCAAGTAGCGCGAAGCGCGATAGAGCCAAAAAAAACTGGGCTTCGCCCGTGA
- a CDS encoding DUF350 domain-containing protein codes for MDPSLSDVLSSAEMQAFASGFPVMVTHLIVTLLLLTAGAAVYVLMTPWREISLIREGNPAAAIGFSAILVGLAIPLAVSLSVSSTVRDIAIWGVATLVLQLLVFRIVDLILTGLPQRIQNGEVSAAVVLAGAKLATALILSAALTG; via the coding sequence ATGGACCCGTCCTTGTCCGATGTGTTGTCGAGCGCCGAGATGCAGGCTTTTGCGTCCGGCTTTCCGGTCATGGTCACGCACCTGATCGTGACCCTTCTGCTGCTGACGGCGGGGGCGGCGGTTTATGTGCTGATGACGCCGTGGCGCGAGATCAGCCTGATCCGCGAGGGCAATCCGGCGGCCGCCATCGGCTTTTCCGCCATACTGGTCGGCTTGGCCATTCCATTGGCGGTGTCCTTGTCGGTATCGAGCACGGTGCGCGACATAGCCATCTGGGGCGTGGCCACCCTGGTTCTGCAACTGCTGGTCTTTCGCATCGTCGACCTGATCCTGACGGGCCTGCCGCAGCGGATTCAGAACGGCGAGGTCTCGGCGGCCGTGGTGCTGGCGGGGGCCAAGCTGGCGACGGCGCTGATCCTGTCCGCCGCCCTGACGGGCTGA
- a CDS encoding YkvA family protein, giving the protein MTAKAKPAEPSDVLDPKKALVPSVVKINEARVAKGFWPKIQRTAARIPFADQALAAWYAARDPQTPMAAKGMIFAGLAYFVMPVDAIPDIFAGIGYTDDAAVITALLALVGANIKRRHRDQAEDAVQRLKAN; this is encoded by the coding sequence ATGACCGCCAAAGCCAAACCCGCCGAACCATCGGATGTGCTGGACCCGAAAAAGGCGCTCGTGCCGTCGGTCGTGAAGATCAACGAGGCGCGGGTGGCGAAGGGCTTCTGGCCCAAGATCCAGCGCACGGCCGCCCGCATTCCCTTCGCCGACCAGGCCCTGGCCGCCTGGTACGCCGCGCGCGATCCGCAGACGCCGATGGCGGCCAAGGGCATGATCTTCGCGGGTCTGGCCTATTTCGTCATGCCGGTGGACGCCATTCCCGACATCTTTGCGGGCATCGGCTACACCGACGACGCGGCCGTCATCACCGCCCTGCTGGCCCTGGTCGGCGCCAACATCAAACGCCGCCACCGCGACCAGGCCGAGGACGCGGTGCAGCGTCTGAAGGCCAACTGA
- a CDS encoding putative immunity protein has translation MNRHQKLALWAADCAEHVLALFEAEHGEDQRPRQAIEAVRQWQSGDIAMTIARKKAFAAHAAARQATNSAAIAAARAAGHAAATAHVETHAIHAARYAQRARNAHDEGLDDEREWQISRLPDGVEAPF, from the coding sequence GTGAACCGGCATCAGAAGCTTGCATTGTGGGCCGCCGATTGCGCCGAGCATGTCCTTGCCCTGTTCGAAGCTGAGCACGGGGAAGATCAGCGGCCCCGACAAGCGATCGAAGCCGTTCGGCAATGGCAAAGCGGCGACATAGCCATGACCATTGCGAGGAAGAAGGCGTTTGCGGCCCACGCGGCCGCAAGACAGGCGACCAATAGCGCCGCGATTGCTGCGGCAAGAGCGGCCGGTCATGCCGCAGCTACGGCGCATGTCGAAACTCACGCCATCCACGCCGCAAGGTATGCGCAAAGGGCTCGAAACGCCCATGATGAAGGCCTTGATGACGAGCGTGAATGGCAAATCAGCCGCTTGCCTGACGGCGTGGAAGCCCCCTTTTGA
- a CDS encoding heme ABC transporter permease, producing MFGLSNPQRFMAFTGPLTTVLWGLAVVLLGVGAWLSFTVPADYQQGDTVRIMFVHVPAATLGLGAYAALGVSSFFALVFRHALADAAARAAALPGTAFTALALITGSLWGQPMWGTWWVWDARLTSVLVLFLFYLGYLALRASIEDEQKAARAAAVLGLVGLINLPIVKFSVDWWNTLHQPASFLTPGSSGLDPVYLPPFLTMLAAYGVLFLALWLTAIRTEIRRRRGVTLRARRAQEA from the coding sequence ATGTTCGGCCTGTCCAACCCGCAGCGCTTCATGGCCTTCACCGGCCCGCTGACGACCGTGCTGTGGGGCCTCGCCGTCGTCTTGCTGGGCGTCGGGGCCTGGCTCAGCTTCACCGTTCCGGCCGATTATCAGCAGGGCGACACGGTGCGGATCATGTTCGTCCACGTCCCCGCCGCCACCCTGGGCCTCGGCGCCTATGCGGCGCTGGGCGTGTCCAGCTTCTTCGCGCTCGTGTTCCGCCACGCCCTGGCCGACGCCGCCGCCCGCGCCGCCGCCCTGCCGGGAACCGCCTTCACCGCCCTGGCCCTTATTACCGGCTCCTTGTGGGGCCAGCCGATGTGGGGGACCTGGTGGGTGTGGGACGCGCGTCTGACCAGCGTTCTGGTGCTGTTTCTCTTCTATCTCGGCTATCTGGCGCTGCGGGCCTCCATCGAGGACGAGCAGAAGGCCGCACGGGCCGCCGCCGTTCTGGGCCTGGTCGGTCTGATCAATCTGCCGATCGTGAAGTTCTCGGTCGACTGGTGGAACACGCTGCACCAGCCCGCCAGCTTCCTGACCCCCGGATCGTCGGGCCTGGACCCCGTCTATCTGCCGCCCTTCCTGACCATGCTGGCGGCCTATGGGGTGCTGTTCCTGGCCCTGTGGTTGACGGCGATCCGCACCGAAATCCGTCGCCGCCGCGGCGTAACCCTGCGCGCGCGCAGGGCGCAAGAGGCCTGA
- the ccmA gene encoding heme ABC exporter ATP-binding protein CcmA, with protein sequence MIHALTLSGLTVSRGERRLFDGLDLTLKAGELLTLTGANGAGKTSLLRAIAGLLRPDAGTVAFHDDDGNPLDERQARGREVHFLGHQDGLKTSRTAREELGFQCDWLGHTQYGVDHAVQAFGLAPLLDLEVRRLSAGQRRRLAMGRLVGSPRALWLLDEPMAPLDARWRGAFADQMRRHLDADGLIVAAVHDPLPLPSRTLDLGRRT encoded by the coding sequence ATGATCCACGCCCTGACCCTTTCCGGCCTGACCGTCTCGCGCGGGGAGCGGCGGCTGTTCGACGGCCTGGACCTGACGCTGAAGGCCGGGGAGCTGCTGACCCTGACCGGAGCCAACGGAGCGGGCAAGACCAGCCTGTTGCGGGCTATCGCCGGACTGCTGCGGCCGGACGCCGGAACGGTCGCCTTCCACGACGACGACGGCAATCCGCTGGATGAGCGGCAGGCGCGCGGGCGAGAGGTCCATTTCCTGGGCCATCAGGACGGATTGAAGACCAGCCGCACGGCGCGCGAGGAGCTGGGCTTTCAGTGCGACTGGCTGGGCCACACCCAATACGGCGTCGATCACGCCGTCCAGGCTTTCGGGCTTGCCCCCCTGCTGGACCTTGAGGTGCGCCGCCTGTCCGCCGGCCAACGTCGGCGCCTGGCCATGGGCCGACTGGTCGGATCGCCCCGCGCCCTTTGGCTGCTGGACGAACCGATGGCGCCGCTGGACGCCCGCTGGCGCGGCGCCTTCGCCGACCAGATGCGTCGCCACCTGGACGCCGACGGCCTGATCGTCGCCGCCGTCCACGACCCTTTGCCCCTGCCGAGCCGCACTCTGGACTTGGGGAGGCGGACATGA
- a CDS encoding SDR family NAD(P)-dependent oxidoreductase, with protein MKLDSSIAAVVTGGASGLGEGTARAIAATGAKVALFDLNAEKGEAIAAEIGGVFCQVDVTDDASVASAFEKARAAHGQERLTVNCAGIATGMKTVSRKKDTGEVKAHDMAQFERTVRVNLFGTFRVLSQSAAGMVTLEPMADGERGLIVNTASVAAQDGQIGQAAYSASKGGVYAMTLPVARDLAQEGVRCNTILPGIMWTPMMAGMDQKIQDALAAAIPFPSRLGTPADYASLVLELARNVYINGECIRLDGAIRLAPR; from the coding sequence ATGAAACTCGACAGCAGCATCGCCGCCGTGGTCACGGGCGGCGCCTCGGGCCTGGGCGAGGGCACGGCGCGCGCCATCGCCGCCACGGGCGCCAAGGTGGCCCTGTTCGACCTGAACGCTGAGAAGGGCGAAGCCATCGCCGCCGAAATCGGCGGCGTCTTCTGCCAGGTTGACGTGACCGACGACGCCTCGGTCGCCTCGGCCTTCGAAAAGGCCCGCGCGGCCCATGGTCAGGAGCGTCTGACCGTCAACTGCGCCGGCATCGCCACGGGCATGAAGACCGTGTCGCGCAAGAAGGACACCGGCGAGGTCAAGGCCCACGACATGGCCCAGTTCGAGCGCACCGTGCGAGTCAATCTGTTCGGCACCTTCCGCGTCCTGTCGCAATCGGCGGCGGGCATGGTGACGTTGGAGCCGATGGCGGACGGCGAGCGCGGCCTGATCGTCAACACCGCCTCGGTGGCGGCCCAGGACGGCCAGATCGGCCAGGCGGCCTATTCGGCGTCCAAGGGCGGGGTCTACGCCATGACCCTGCCGGTCGCCCGTGATCTGGCCCAGGAAGGGGTGCGCTGCAACACCATCCTGCCCGGCATCATGTGGACGCCGATGATGGCCGGCATGGACCAGAAGATCCAGGACGCCCTGGCCGCCGCCATCCCCTTTCCCAGCCGCCTGGGCACGCCCGCCGACTATGCGTCGCTGGTGCTGGAGCTGGCGCGCAACGTCTATATCAACGGCGAATGCATCCGTCTGGACGGCGCGATCAGATTGGCGCCGCGTTGA
- a CDS encoding DsbE family thiol:disulfide interchange protein, whose product MTRWLALLPLVVLAALAVLFVGWSLKRDPAFKPDALVGQPIPETVLPLLTGDRAGPGNLDLKTAGVGKPMLVNVFASWCAPCRIEHPRLLALKERGIAVVGVAYKDEPVATRAFLDEMGDPYAMVLVDHDGRAGLDLGISGVPETFAVDAMGRITAKQSGPLLNDADIERLVASLQAPAPSR is encoded by the coding sequence GTGACCCGCTGGCTGGCCCTTCTGCCCCTGGTCGTGCTGGCGGCCCTGGCGGTCCTGTTCGTCGGCTGGTCGCTGAAGCGCGATCCCGCCTTCAAGCCCGACGCTCTGGTCGGCCAGCCGATCCCCGAGACCGTGCTGCCGCTTCTGACCGGCGACCGCGCAGGCCCGGGCAATCTGGACCTGAAGACCGCCGGCGTCGGCAAGCCCATGCTGGTCAATGTCTTCGCCTCCTGGTGCGCGCCGTGCCGGATCGAACATCCCAGACTGCTGGCGCTGAAGGAACGCGGGATCGCCGTCGTCGGCGTGGCCTACAAGGACGAGCCGGTCGCCACCCGGGCCTTCCTGGACGAGATGGGCGATCCCTATGCGATGGTTCTGGTCGACCACGACGGCCGCGCCGGCCTGGATTTGGGCATTTCCGGCGTGCCCGAGACCTTCGCCGTCGACGCCATGGGCCGCATCACCGCCAAACAGTCCGGCCCCCTGCTGAACGACGCAGACATCGAACGCCTGGTCGCCTCTCTTCAAGCGCCGGCGCCATCGCGTTAA
- a CDS encoding isoaspartyl peptidase/L-asparaginase family protein, with protein MTALILHGGAGARRERNYDAEVLHMRQVVEAMKTRLDAGDSALDVATAAVVMLEDSGLYVAGKGASPNLAGAYELDASLMDGSTRRAGSVAALQGFRNPVVAARAVMERTPHVMLVGEGAALFAHDQRLEPIADETAWYTGAGQGEDNHPPGTLGHGTVGCCVLDGQGRLAAATSTAGVFGKMPGRVGDTPIPAAGTWADDKAAASCTGQGEYFIRVAAGAQLAWRVAAGQPLAQAAQAVIDEIGALGGDGGLIALDAAGNIAAPFNSQGMKHAWLTPDGAIGVQVFRD; from the coding sequence ATGACCGCCCTCATCCTCCACGGCGGCGCCGGCGCCCGGCGAGAACGCAACTACGACGCCGAGGTCTTGCATATGCGCCAGGTGGTCGAGGCGATGAAGACGCGCCTGGACGCGGGCGACAGCGCCCTGGACGTCGCCACGGCCGCCGTCGTCATGCTGGAGGACTCCGGCCTCTATGTCGCGGGCAAGGGGGCCTCCCCGAACCTGGCCGGGGCCTATGAACTGGACGCCAGCCTGATGGACGGGTCGACCCGCCGCGCCGGATCGGTCGCCGCCCTGCAGGGCTTCCGCAATCCTGTCGTCGCCGCCCGCGCGGTGATGGAGCGCACCCCCCATGTCATGCTGGTGGGCGAGGGCGCGGCCCTGTTCGCCCACGACCAGAGGCTGGAGCCCATCGCCGACGAGACCGCCTGGTACACCGGCGCCGGACAGGGCGAGGACAACCATCCGCCCGGAACCCTCGGCCACGGCACGGTGGGCTGCTGCGTGCTGGACGGCCAGGGGCGACTGGCCGCCGCAACCTCCACCGCCGGGGTGTTCGGCAAGATGCCCGGCCGGGTGGGCGACACCCCCATCCCCGCCGCCGGGACCTGGGCCGACGACAAGGCCGCCGCCTCCTGCACCGGCCAGGGCGAATATTTCATCCGCGTCGCCGCCGGCGCCCAGTTGGCCTGGCGCGTCGCCGCCGGACAGCCCCTGGCCCAGGCGGCCCAGGCCGTGATCGACGAAATCGGCGCCCTGGGCGGCGACGGCGGCCTGATCGCGCTCGACGCCGCCGGAAACATCGCCGCCCCCTTCAACAGCCAGGGAATGAAGCACGCCTGGCTGACCCCCGACGGCGCGATCGGGGTCCAGGTTTTCCGCGACTGA
- a CDS encoding pitrilysin family protein, with amino-acid sequence MIIRLSAPLKAGVAASALLLGLAAPAFAAPAQAPARAAEAAPQGLTVPPLGFARRVLPNGLEVYTSRDPAASNVTVQVWYKVGSKDDPAGRSGFAHLFEHLMFKATRNLPPETFDRLTEDVGGSNNAFTADDTTAYFETVPANHLQRMLFAEADRMGSLVVDEPTFVAERDVVKEEYRQRILATPYGRLFGLFVPETLYKESPYRRPGIGSIEELEASSLDDVRRFHATYYRPDNAYLIVAGNFDQAQLDRWVDQYFTPLKNPTTPIPANHVVEPEPTGPQDVTYHAPNVPLPAVVIGWPTVKYADPDRAALTVLDGVLSTGESSRLYRSLVYDKQIAAQIGSTPDFAQQAGNLTALAIMAQGHTAEEGVAALNVEIAKLRDQPISEIELAEAKNEIVANTLRNRETIDDRASALGYALINTGSAAAADEEVAQIQAVTIADVQRVARKYLTPQRQSTIRYLAADAEHPVSVQKMNVGAPVTVADLAPAGEPAVLLPEAQRTPLPQPGPEVAPATPAVADFRLDNGLRVLVAPTRGLPLVSARLSFRAGSSDDPSGKAGTAALTAGLLTQGTKTRTAPEIATQIEQLGASLGAGAGVDFTNVYANAPANAFPQTVALMADLVRNPTFAAEELERQQAQTLDGLRVALSQPAAIARMTVGRVVYGDAPYGAPGSGTPQTVPAITAADVAAFHAARYRPSEATLVFSGDITPAAARALAQQAFGDWRPAGQAAAPAAHPAGQAQAPRIVVVDQPGAGQAAVVAAIRGVSRTDADYFPLTLGNTLLGGGFSSRLNQEIRIKRGLSYGAGSSLGVRADAGVFTASTQTKNETADEVADLILAEIAKLGTETPTAADLAPRRATLIGGFGRSLETVDGLGALVADLALYDLPISDLADYAGRVRAVTPDQVEAAFARHLPVNQASLVIVGDASKFLDALRAKHPNLEVVPADALNLNAGALK; translated from the coding sequence ATGATCATCCGCCTGTCCGCCCCCCTCAAGGCCGGGGTCGCCGCCTCGGCCCTCCTCCTCGGCCTCGCCGCGCCGGCCTTCGCCGCACCCGCACAGGCGCCGGCAAGGGCCGCCGAAGCCGCGCCCCAGGGCCTGACCGTGCCGCCGCTGGGCTTCGCCAGGCGCGTCCTGCCCAATGGGCTGGAAGTCTATACGTCGCGCGACCCCGCCGCCTCCAACGTCACGGTCCAGGTCTGGTACAAGGTCGGGTCCAAGGACGATCCGGCCGGTCGCTCGGGCTTCGCCCACCTGTTCGAACACCTGATGTTCAAGGCGACCCGGAACCTGCCGCCCGAGACCTTCGACCGGCTGACCGAGGACGTGGGCGGGTCCAACAACGCCTTCACCGCCGACGACACCACCGCCTATTTCGAGACCGTTCCCGCCAACCACCTGCAGCGGATGCTGTTCGCCGAAGCCGACCGCATGGGTTCGCTGGTCGTGGACGAGCCCACCTTCGTCGCCGAGCGCGACGTGGTGAAGGAGGAGTACCGTCAGCGCATCCTGGCCACACCTTACGGTCGCCTGTTCGGCCTGTTCGTGCCCGAGACCCTGTACAAGGAAAGCCCCTATCGCCGTCCCGGCATCGGCTCGATCGAAGAGTTGGAAGCCTCGTCCCTGGACGACGTTCGCCGCTTCCACGCCACCTACTACCGACCCGACAACGCCTATCTGATCGTGGCGGGCAATTTCGATCAGGCCCAGCTGGATCGCTGGGTCGATCAGTATTTCACCCCGCTTAAGAACCCGACCACCCCGATCCCGGCCAACCATGTGGTCGAACCCGAGCCGACCGGCCCGCAGGACGTCACCTACCATGCGCCCAACGTGCCGCTTCCGGCGGTGGTGATCGGCTGGCCGACGGTCAAATACGCCGATCCGGATCGCGCCGCCCTGACGGTGCTGGACGGGGTGCTGTCCACCGGCGAATCCAGCCGACTGTATCGGTCGCTGGTCTATGACAAGCAGATCGCGGCCCAGATCGGCTCGACCCCCGACTTCGCCCAGCAGGCCGGCAATCTGACGGCCCTGGCCATCATGGCTCAGGGCCACACGGCCGAAGAAGGCGTCGCCGCCCTGAACGTGGAAATCGCCAAACTGCGCGACCAACCGATCAGCGAGATCGAACTGGCCGAGGCCAAGAACGAGATCGTGGCCAACACCCTGCGCAACCGCGAGACCATCGACGACCGCGCCTCGGCCCTGGGCTACGCCCTGATCAACACCGGCTCAGCCGCCGCCGCCGACGAAGAGGTGGCCCAGATTCAGGCCGTCACCATCGCCGACGTCCAGCGCGTGGCCCGCAAGTATCTGACGCCACAGCGCCAGTCGACGATCCGCTATCTGGCCGCCGACGCCGAACACCCGGTCTCGGTGCAGAAGATGAACGTCGGCGCGCCGGTCACGGTCGCCGACCTGGCCCCGGCGGGCGAGCCGGCGGTCCTCTTGCCCGAAGCCCAGCGCACGCCCCTGCCCCAGCCCGGACCCGAGGTGGCGCCCGCGACCCCGGCGGTGGCGGACTTCCGCCTGGACAACGGCCTGCGCGTTCTGGTCGCCCCTACCCGCGGCCTGCCCCTGGTCTCGGCCCGTCTCAGCTTCCGCGCCGGCTCATCCGACGATCCTTCGGGCAAGGCCGGGACCGCCGCCCTGACGGCGGGCCTGTTGACCCAGGGCACCAAGACCCGCACCGCCCCCGAGATCGCCACCCAGATCGAACAACTGGGCGCGTCCCTGGGCGCCGGCGCCGGCGTGGACTTCACCAATGTCTACGCCAATGCACCGGCCAACGCCTTTCCGCAGACGGTCGCCCTGATGGCCGATCTGGTGCGGAACCCGACCTTCGCCGCCGAGGAGTTGGAGCGTCAGCAGGCCCAGACGCTGGACGGCCTGCGCGTCGCCCTCAGCCAGCCGGCCGCCATCGCCCGCATGACCGTGGGCCGTGTCGTCTATGGCGACGCCCCCTATGGCGCGCCGGGTTCGGGCACGCCCCAGACCGTGCCGGCCATCACCGCGGCCGACGTGGCGGCCTTCCACGCCGCGCGCTACCGCCCGTCCGAGGCCACCCTGGTCTTCTCGGGCGACATCACCCCCGCCGCCGCTCGCGCCCTGGCCCAGCAGGCCTTTGGCGACTGGCGCCCGGCCGGTCAGGCCGCCGCCCCGGCCGCCCATCCGGCGGGCCAGGCCCAGGCCCCGCGCATCGTCGTGGTCGATCAGCCTGGCGCGGGTCAGGCCGCCGTGGTCGCCGCCATTCGCGGCGTGTCGCGCACCGATGCGGACTATTTCCCGCTGACCCTGGGCAACACCCTGCTGGGCGGGGGCTTCTCCTCGCGCCTGAACCAGGAGATCCGCATCAAGCGCGGCCTGTCCTATGGTGCCGGCTCCTCTCTGGGGGTGCGCGCGGACGCGGGCGTCTTCACCGCCTCGACCCAGACCAAGAACGAGACCGCCGACGAGGTCGCCGACCTGATCCTGGCCGAGATCGCCAAACTGGGAACCGAGACACCGACGGCCGCCGACCTGGCCCCGCGCCGCGCCACCCTGATCGGCGGCTTCGGTCGCTCTCTGGAGACGGTGGACGGCCTGGGCGCCCTGGTCGCCGACCTGGCGCTCTACGACCTGCCGATCAGCGATCTGGCCGACTACGCCGGGCGTGTGCGGGCCGTGACGCCGGATCAGGTGGAGGCCGCCTTCGCCCGCCACCTGCCGGTCAACCAGGCCAGTCTGGTGATCGTCGGCGACGCCTCCAAATTCCTGGACGCGCTCAGGGCCAAGCATCCGAACCTGGAGGTCGTCCCGGCCGATGCGCTGAACCTGAACGCCGGCGCCCTGAAGTAG
- a CDS encoding serine protease, whose amino-acid sequence MPRLRLPDWAVYAAVAGVLLTVSLVRRENADAPPASPAAPQANEEGEFLGPVTPFDAAVTLEAPDASFQPTSGTAFSIAGRGRWVTARHVVEGCRKPALVVGGGRAVAADVRLASRADVAVLITDGGAPALPVAAEAPLRRGQRAFHPGFPQGEPGEVTTRLLGRETLKVFGRGAHEEPVLAWAEVGRTDGLVGTLAGLSGAPALDGQGRVLGVTIAEAPRRGRIYTTAPESFGPAVRGQQAAEEDAPSQPMTVEDYGPVSDALRRDLRVAQVVCLST is encoded by the coding sequence TTGCCGCGTCTTCGTCTGCCCGACTGGGCCGTCTATGCGGCGGTGGCCGGCGTTCTGTTGACCGTGTCGCTGGTCCGCCGCGAAAACGCCGACGCCCCGCCGGCCTCGCCGGCCGCGCCCCAGGCGAATGAGGAGGGCGAATTTCTCGGGCCCGTCACCCCGTTCGACGCCGCCGTGACCCTGGAGGCGCCGGACGCATCGTTCCAGCCGACGTCTGGCACGGCCTTTTCCATCGCTGGGCGCGGGCGTTGGGTCACGGCGCGCCATGTGGTCGAAGGCTGCCGCAAGCCCGCCCTGGTGGTCGGCGGCGGACGGGCGGTGGCGGCGGACGTGCGCCTGGCTTCTCGGGCCGATGTGGCGGTCCTGATCACCGACGGGGGCGCGCCGGCCCTGCCTGTCGCGGCCGAGGCGCCGCTGCGCCGGGGCCAGAGGGCGTTTCATCCCGGCTTCCCCCAGGGTGAACCGGGCGAGGTGACGACCCGCTTGCTGGGCCGCGAAACGCTGAAAGTGTTCGGTCGCGGCGCCCACGAGGAGCCGGTGCTGGCCTGGGCCGAGGTGGGGCGCACCGACGGTTTGGTCGGGACGCTGGCGGGCCTGTCGGGGGCGCCGGCGCTGGACGGCCAGGGGCGGGTGCTGGGCGTGACCATCGCCGAAGCGCCGCGTCGGGGACGCATCTATACGACTGCGCCGGAATCCTTCGGCCCGGCCGTGCGGGGCCAGCAGGCCGCGGAGGAGGACGCCCCGAGCCAACCCATGACGGTCGAGGATTATGGTCCCGTTTCGGACGCCCTGCGCCGGGACCTGCGCGTGGCCCAGGTGGTTTGTCTATCGACCTGA
- the ccmB gene encoding heme exporter protein CcmB encodes MNRASPQDQEPRPPGLRGATRVLLERELDLAWGGGGGPLLACGFFACLTALLPLAAGGDPRTLAPVAGGVAWLALALASLLSLERLFERDLEDGALDLLALGHLTLEQVVLIKALAQWIAVGLPLALTAPVAALALGLPASLTPLVALTALIGGAGFAFTGALGAALALGARRGGLLIAVVVLPLFIPPVVFGAGALERAASGQPVGPALALLSAYVLFAAVVAPFAGAAAVRNAQG; translated from the coding sequence ATGAACCGCGCATCCCCACAGGATCAGGAACCGCGTCCGCCCGGCCTGCGCGGCGCGACCCGCGTGCTGTTGGAGCGCGAACTGGACCTGGCCTGGGGCGGGGGCGGCGGGCCGCTTCTGGCCTGCGGCTTCTTCGCCTGTCTGACCGCCCTCCTGCCTCTGGCGGCGGGCGGCGATCCGCGCACCCTGGCCCCGGTGGCGGGCGGCGTCGCCTGGCTGGCCCTGGCGCTGGCGTCCCTGCTGTCGCTGGAGCGGCTGTTCGAGCGCGATCTGGAGGACGGCGCCCTGGACCTTTTGGCGCTCGGTCATCTGACGCTGGAGCAGGTGGTGCTGATCAAGGCGCTGGCGCAGTGGATCGCCGTCGGCCTGCCCCTGGCCCTGACCGCCCCCGTCGCCGCCCTGGCCTTGGGCTTGCCCGCGTCGCTGACGCCCCTGGTCGCGCTGACCGCCCTGATCGGCGGAGCAGGCTTCGCCTTCACTGGGGCGCTGGGCGCAGCCCTGGCGCTAGGCGCCAGGCGCGGCGGCCTGCTGATCGCGGTCGTGGTCCTGCCCCTGTTCATCCCGCCCGTGGTCTTCGGCGCCGGCGCCCTGGAGCGCGCCGCCTCGGGCCAGCCTGTGGGACCGGCCCTGGCCCTGCTGAGCGCCTACGTCCTGTTCGCCGCCGTGGTCGCCCCCTTCGCCGGGGCCGCCGCCGTTCGTAACGCCCAAGGGTGA